TGGACTCAGAAAGGGCGAGGCCGCCTCGGTCGTCCCCCGACCCCGCCAAGCACCGAGTGAAACGAGGCGCGCAGCGTGGTCTTCGTGAGCGCAGCGAACGAAGGCAGGGAAGTCGCAGCCCGCCCAACGGAGTGAGCAGGACCGTCTTCCCGTGGTCGCGGGATGCCGAGCGGCCGAGGGCTTTCATCCGTTATATCCACGTCCTCGACTGAGCTAGTCGAGTGTTGCAAAATACCGAAGTTATTTATATATTAGTTCGCTAGTATGCAACAGTATGCTCACAGAAGGCGAGGTTCGCGCCCTCACTGCCCTCCACGGTGAGCAGACGGTCTCTGACCTCGCAACGAATCTCGATCGGAGTCTCAGCTACACCTCAGAACTCGTTGACCGGCTCGAAACGGCTGGCCTCGTCGAGACACGTCGACAGGGCAAAACAAAGCAGCTTCGACTGTCGGACGCAAAGGCACTCGAGTTACTCACGGACCTCATGCAGCAGTATTCACACATCGACTGGCCGGAGCTGTTGTCAGGGGCAGCCCTCCGTGTGTGCTACTACCTCGATACCCCACGGACCGCGACTGATCTCGCACGCCGCGCCGACGTCCACCGAAGTACCGTCCACCGGGCGCTTGCCCCGCTTCAACATCGCGGAATCATCTACCAAATCGACACCGGTGCGTACGCACTGAATGACGGCTTCGAACAGCTGAGTGCATTCGCTCGTGAGCTTGCCCATCACGCCCACCGCCAGACTATCGAAGAGCAGGCCGACACGTACACGATCCTCTGGGAATCTCTCGAGGAGTTCCTTGTGCAGACGACGACTGAGATCACCGACGACCACTTCATTCCGACAGGGCCAGACCAATTCCAACAATACGGCCTACTACTCTTGGCACGTGACCGTCGGTACTACCTCTATTCGGAGACGTTGGATGACCTCTCCCCGGAGACACTGTGCTGCCACATGCTCGTGATCGATTCGGGCGCACGAGCCCAGTCATACTGTCTGCTCTTGCTCAGTCACGTCGACATCGACCGCGACGAGCTACGAACACAAGCCGTGAAGTACGGCGTCGATGATGTCGTCGACGAACTCTGTACGTATCTCGACACCAGCGGTGACCAGCGAACGTCTCGACTTCCGGAATGGGAGGACTTCCAGGAATTGGCCGACGAGTACGGGGTGACAGTATGAGAGGATGGCTTCCTCTCCGTACTGATCGACGATCTCGGCCATGGCCTCGTCGAAATGCGCATCCTGATGGTCCTTGGGGGTTCTGCGCTCGCTTGCCCACGAGTTCGCATCCTTTCATCGACCGACGCAAGAGCCGGGATCTCCGTCTGCTCTCGGATGGCATTGAGTGTATCAGAGTTCGGCATTCGGTCTGCATGTCTTTGGCAGTCCGACGGTGTTATCGGTTTTTCTGGTGCGAGTAGTAGTCACACGATTCAGCGGGAGCAGGCGCATTCATGCCGCAATGAGGCGAAATTCAGAATATATCGGTGGACGGCTTCGGCAAGCGATAGCATCGCGTCGGCTTGCTCGGCACTGGCGACCGTCTCACGATAGTACACCTCGGCTCGGTTCCGCTTCCAGAGTTGGGTCAGGCGATCGGCAAACGCCTCGCTAAATAGATTCACCGCCCCGCCTTGCTGGTACACCGCTGTATGTTCATAGCGTAAATCCTCCCCAGAGGCGTGTCCGCGATGGAGGAGATAGAACTGAATACTGCGCTCGACAGCGACGAACGATGCCTCGATCACCACTGTGTAGTAGCCGTTCTGCTCACGGAGCGTCCGCGCTGCTTTGAGGAGTCGACAGGCCTTCCGTAGCTGGACGAGGGCGGCGTCAGAGACATCTAAATCGGATTCGCCTGTTTGCCCGCGGGTCTCCTGAAAGGCTGCCTCGGCGTCGATGAGTGCATCGTCGACGTAGCTATTGTCCATTCGTGAGCACCTCCTCTTTGAGCTGCGTGAGCGTTTCGGAGGTTTTGAGCGTCAGGCCCGTAGCGAAGATCTCGCGCAGTCGATTCCCGTAGCGGTGTGCGCTCTCGACGGATTCGACGAGGACGTGGAATTTGTAGCGGTCACCATCGAAGGCTTCCTCGTTCAGCTCCGATGTAATTTCGTGGGCGGTTTGCTGGGCTGTCGCCTGGGTGCCGTCCACGAGCACGAAGCAATCGATATCGCTTCGCCGGTCGGCGTCCCCTCGGGCAACACTGCCAAAGAGGACGATTCCGTGGATCTCCTCTATCTGGTCAGTTAACCTTCTCACGAGCTCTCGGACGGGGACGTGAAATTCGTCCTGTGGGATCTGAATGATCGGATCGTCGGGTTTGCTAAGTCGGCTACGATTGATACGAACGAGTTTTTTCCGCCCGGCGTGCTCAACTTCGACGAAGTCAATTGCTTCGAGATCGTCGATGGCTGACGAAATACTTCGATGGGGGTGATTCGTCGCTCTGCTCAAATCCCGAATTCCGAACGCAGTATAGGGATTGTCGACGAGTACTGCAAGAATTTCCCCCGTAGACTTGTGTCTAAAGAGGGTGGTAGGAGGGACGGGGATCGGCAGCTCGAGTGATGTGCCCTTCTGGATACTTTGACTGCCCATGGGCATTTTTACTCCCCAGTAGTTAAATAGGCTACGGCAACGATGAGTCTGCACCCGTCGCAGGCAGGGTGAGCAAGCTTTCAGGATCTAGTCCGGCTTGGATCACACAGTCAACACAGGCTGGATGCGAAACCCGCTTGTCCTCATCCCAGGTAACGTCTTCTGCACGCTCTGACCCGGGAACGCATCAGAGAACCCATATCCTGAAAGCGTCTGCTGCATCATTCGTCTACTCTGCCAGCATCGCAGGCAGTCGACCAGCCGCGATGAAAGACAGCGAGCTGTCGAATCGAGTCGAACGCCTCGCCACTCGGTTCGTGAACGAGGACTCGCTGCTCGGCGACCGCCGTCACGACACCGTCGTCGACGAGGTCACTCACGAGTTGTCGTGCGGTCGTCTCGTCGACGTCCGCCGTCGACACTCGGGCTGCATCCCGATCCTGTGCGAGGAGTTCGGTTTCATGCCGCTCGTGATCGGCTGCCGTGTCGTCGAGTATGTCTGGATCGGTCATATGAATTCACGCTCCGGCACGCTCGCAGGCGCGCCTCGCGCCTTTCGGCGCCGACAAACCCTCCTGTCGCTAGCCCGTGGGAAACTGGTACACTCCACAGACGAGGACGACCCCCCCGCGCGAGAGGACGCCATCGCCTATCTCATAAAGCCGGGCAACAAGTGTGTCGACGCGCGAGCGCACATCGAGCAGTTGCCCCTGAAGGGCTATCTCTACGATGCCGATGGACGTTCACCACTCATCGGCGCTCCCCCACCAAGCCCGGGTCTGTTGGCGCTCCCCACCTGAATCTATCTTCGTGTGCTGACCGCTGGCCGCGACCAGCAACGGGGCGTCGATGAGACGTATCGTCGAACATGTTTGCAGTCGACCGCTCGCAGAGCGGCCCATCCATTCGTGCCGCCCGAGAGACGTTACCGAGCGGCGCTACCAGTTGTTCAAGAATCTGATAGACAGGCTGGCGTCGCGGCTTCCGTATCGGAGAGCGAAATATAGCTCCTGGGTGGGTATTCTCTGTCGGAAATTTTTGGACAGGCTGTATTAGAGCTATAGTCACTAAGGCTGTAATCTTATTAGTGCTGCATAGGATCGCTATATTGGATCTGATAAATTGGACACCGGCTCGCCCGTGTTCGAGCAAATCGATGCCGAGATCTCCGAGGACCAGGCGAAACTCCTCGCAACGATCCACGCTGCTGAGGAAGGCATACCGACTGGCCGATTGCGAGAGGCGGTCTCGATCCCCTCCGGAAGCATGCACTACCACCTCACCCGTCTCGAAGACTGGGATCTCGTCGATGTCGTCGGTCGTCAAGAGGAGGGCGGCGGCTCGCCCTCGAAGGTATGGGAGACGACTGAGCGGGGCGCCATCTACCTCGAACGGCCCGGTCGCACCGCTCCGACGACGTTCCAGGATCTGCTCACGCACATCGACGATCTCGAACGCGACCTCGACCGTGGCGATGATACAGATAGAACGTCTCGAAGGAGGGCGAGATATAAACCGGCACTTTGTCTACGACGCCAGGATCGATGCGCCACCGGATCGACACTCGCCCCCTGCCTCGGTCTGCTGGTCCAACTATCCTTAAACAGCGAGAGAATCCCATCATCGTCATGATCGTCTGGCGGGTTGACGTCCGCGCGCTCGCGGGTATAACGTAAATTCGATTCGTCTGAATCTGCGATCCCAGCTCTGTGAAATATAATAGACATTTTAGCATATGTTTTTAAATATATTTATGTTGCGATAATACTCATATACCGTCGACTAAATATCGTGTGCATGTCCGGCACTCCGAACGGAAACGAGGATCGTCGTAGAGAATCGACCTCCACCACCTGGCTCGACCGGCGGAACGTCCTGAGCGGGTTCGCTGGATTGCTCGCTGCCGCTGCATACACCGTAGAGGTCCCTGAATCGGTATCTGCGACGATCTCGAACGAGACCGATACCGATATACAGACTGTCGCTTCTCCCGACGGGAGCATTCGAGTAACGCTCGATGTCTCTACTGGCGTACCCGCGTACACTGTCTCGTTCGACGGGACCGAGTACGTCAAATCCTCGGCGCTGGGCTTCGATTTCCGGAATCAACCACCGTTCGGCGCTACAGCGGACGGTGCCAGCGGTACGAGGATTACGGTCACGGGAAGCGAGACCGGTGTCGCAACCGAGACGTGGGAGCCGGTGTGGGGTCAGTATGCCACCGTTTCGGAGGACTACGCGTTTCTCCGCGTCGGGTTGGCTGAGACGAGTGCGCCGGGGCGGACAGCGAACGTGGAGTTTCGCGTGTTCGACGACGGAGTGGGGTTCCGATTCGTCCTCGGCGACGATTTCGCCAGTAACAGCGGACGCACCGTCATCGCCTCGGAGAATACCCAGTTCAACTTCGCCGACGACTACACGGCCTGGTGGATCGACAACGAGTTCGTCAATCCCCGGTTCGAGCAGGAGTACAGGGAGACGAAGCTCAGCGACGTCGAGTCCGGAACCCGAACCGCCCGTCCGAACGGTAACACCATTCGAAACGGTGCGCACACCCCGTTCACCGTCAAAGCCGGCGAGGACGCGTATCTGAGCGTCCACGAGGCGGACCTTACGGATTACGCCACGATGTCGCTCGCCCCCCGATCCGACGACGGTGGGACGGACTTCGCGGCGGAACTCGCACCGCTTCCCGACGGGACGAAGGTGTCGACCGAACCGCCGACAGTGACCCCCTGGCGGACGATACAGCTTACGGACAGCCCAGGCGAACTCGTAGAATCGTCACTGATTCCGCTTCTCAACGACGAACTGAACGAGTCGGTGCTCCCGACCGTCGACGGCGAACCCGACACGGGCTGGATTACGCCCCGCAAGTACGTCGGCATCTGGTGGACGATGATCGCGGGGAACGCCAACTGGGAGTACAAGTCCGACACAGAGATCGAGGCGAACGGGAACGATCCGGCAGGGTACATCCACGGTGCCCGCACCGAACGGATGAAGCGGTACATGCGGTTCGCCAGCGAGAACTGCATCGAGAGCGTGCTCGTCGAAGGATGGAATCAGGGCTGGAACAGCTTCCCCGGGTCGGGGGTGACGATGGACTTCGACCGGTCGTATCCCGACTTCGATCTGACCGAGGTCACCGACTACGGGCAGTCACTCGCTCCGACTGTCGAGATGACCGCCCACAACGAGACAGCCGGGAACCTCGTCACCTACGAGGAGCAGATCCTGAACGACGATATCTTTCAGTACTACGAGGACAACGGTATCCGCAGTATCAAGAACGGATACGTCAACGACGACGGACTGGGTCACACGGGGGACGGCGGAACGGCGACCACCAGCCAACACAGCCAGATCGCGGTCAACCACCACGAACTGGTCGCCCGAAAGGCGGCGGCGAATCGCCAGTTGCTCGAGCGCCACGAGGCCGACAAGCCGACCGGGAAGCGCCGTACGTATCCGAACCTGACGTCCACCGAGACGGTCAAGGCACAGGAATACGACGGCTTCGGTGCGCTCGCCTCCGACGTCAGCCCGGCCCACCACGTCACCCTGCCGTTCACCCGGATGCTGGCCGGTCCGGCGAGCTACCAGCCGGGTATCTTCGACATCACCTTCAACGACGATACCGGCGGGCGGATCCAGACGACGCGGGCCAAACAGCTCGCGATGTACCCGAACTACAACGCCGGGCTGCAGATGGTCGCCGATCGCATCGAGGCCTACGTAAACCCGGAACTGGAGATCGGTGAACTCCTGCAGGCGGCCGCCGGAGACCTGGACGGGTTCGTCACCGCCGACGAGTGGCGCAACGCGTTCGGGACGAACTACGTCGCAGTCGACCCGAACCGAGTGCCGTCCGGATCGTCGGTCTCGTGGACGGTCACGGACGTCCCGTCGGATGGGGCGTACGACCTGCACCTGCGCTACGCCAGTGCGCCCGAAGAGAACGCGACTCGAGTCGTCGAAGCTGGCGAGCCACGGGCCACGCTCCGGGTGAACGACTCGACCGAGACGATCACGCCGCCGTTCACGCGGTACTGGGACGACTGGCGAGTGTTCACGACGCGGGTCGAACTCACCGAAGGTGAGAACAGCATCGCCGTCGAACTGCACTACGACGACTCCGGGGAGACGTTCACCGGCGACGTCGGCGGGTTCAATCTCAACACGATAGCGGTCACCGAGAGCGGGGCGGAGTCGCCGGTGCCAGCCGAGTACGAGGGATACACCCCGGAGAACGAGAACTTCGAGACGGAGCCTGAATTCGATTTTCTACGGAAGGTTCCCGCGGGCGGCTGGGAGGACACGGTCGTCGTCGAGGCCGAAATCGGCGAGCACATCGTTACCGCCCGGCGAAAGGGCGAGGAGTGGTACGTCGGCGCGATGACCGACGGCGACGGTCGCGCCGTCGATGTGCCGCTCGAGTTCCTCAATCCGGGAAAGAACGGTACGCGGGCACGGGGCCCGAAGTACGTCGCCGAGATCTACTCGGACGGGAGCGACACCCGTTTCGACGAGAACCCGACCGACGTGCGGATGGACGAGCTGATCGTCGATCCGAGTACGACGATCCTCGCCTCGATGGCCGCCAGCGGCGGCCAGGCGATTCGGCTACGACCCGTGAGCGGTACAGATATGCGGGTGTTACCGACCTACGAGCCGCCCGAGCAGGAGTACGTCTCCTTCGAGGCACCGGAGGTCGCGGTCGCCGGGGAGCCGATCACCGTCACGATCACGGGGGTGAACTCCGGGTCGGTCGTCGGCGGAGATACCCTGCGCGTCTTCGTCGATGGCGAGGACGTCGGTGCCGCGTTCGTCCGGTTGGCCCCCGGCGAGAGCGAGAGCACCGTCCAGTTCGAACTCCCCGTCCTCTCGTCCGGCGAGCACGAAATACGAATCGGACGGTCGCTGGACGAAGCGCTCCCCGCGCAGACGATACGGGTGCTTCCGGTGCTGTCACTCTCGCCGACCTGGTCGTTCCACAGAGGCGACGACGCGGCCTGGGCGGCACCCGACTACGACGACAGCGACTGGGAACGGGTCGAACTCCCCGCGAGCTGGGAGGACCACTCGGAGTACACGGAGGATCAGGTCTTCGGCTGGTATCGAAAAACGATCACCGTTCCGAATTCCTGGGAGGACTACGAGGAGGACCTACTCCTGCCGGTGGGCAAGATCGACGACGTCGACCGGACGTTCGTCAACGGGGAGGCGGTCGGCCAATCGGGGAGTTTCCCCGACGACGGCTTCAGCACCGCCTGGCAGGTACCGAGAGAGTACTCGGTGCCGGCCGAGATCGTCAACTACGGGGGTGAAAACGTCATCGCGATCAGGGTCTACGACGAGTTCGGCGGCGGCGGCCTCTACGCGGGACCGATCGGTCCCGTCCGGCCGGATTACGACACCGCCTGAGCTGGATCGCTCGATACGTCCCCAGGCAACCGATGGACGCTATACTGGCGTCTGTCCGATCGAGATTCGCGGTGTGACTCGGTAATCCCACGCACGCTCCCCTGTTTGGTAAGGGTAACGCGGCCAGGGGACATCGGAGCGGGTTCTAACGGAAACGCGGTGTCGATTCCCGGAGAGCGGGGTCGTGCATCGTTGCGTCGGCCGCTGCGTCTCCACTGGAGGACTCGGTCGAAATTCTAGCCCGTTTTGGCGTTGCAGTATATCAGTCCGATAATGGCTGAGATTCCCGATTCGCTGCAGTCGTTGTTCGAAACCACGCTCGAAGCGCACGACGATCGCTACGTCATCCCGATCCCTGCGGACCTCGTCGAGAACGGCTCGCTCTCCGTCGACGACTCGTACCGCGTTGCACTCCTTCCAGCCGCGGCCACCGCTATCTAAACGGGATCAACGACCGCGACAGAATGGGATGTGACCGAGACTACCTCATCCTCGTCGCATGGGCACCCAGCCGGGCGACCAGGTGAGGGTGGAGATCACGGACGTGAAGGAGACGGTGGCGTTCGCCGAGCCAGTGGGTGATGCCACTGTTCGCTAACGGGGACAGATCGAAAGTGATTTCATACGCTCAAAATGCGAGTCGACCGCTTCCACACTTCGTGTATGGGCAGTCGGTCGAGCGTCCGCGAGTGGTTCAGACAATTCACGCAATACTATGACTTTCAACGACCGTATCACTCGCTCAACGGACGATCCCGGTCAAGGAGGTCGTTAACTACCCAGTACCGTATAGCTTCAACTGTCTAAACCTTTACAGCGCCTATCCCGGCGACGTAGCCACCCATTATTACGGAAAGTCAAGGAGAAAGCCCCATGCTTCAGCGCGGGGATGAATCCGACAACGCCGCCACAACCGCCGGTATTAAGCCCCCAGACAGCGTATCCGTGGGCAAGCACAACGGGCAAACACTGGCGGTTGGATTGGGGTCCGCCCGGACGACGAAGGCCACCACACCGTTCCCGCAAGGGCGTCACCGAGGCCGTGGCGACACGGCAGGCAAAAAGCGCCCCTCGCTCGATTGTGCCTGCCCACCGTGGCACGAAGGGCAGGCAGGCCGATGGCACGGCCCGTGCCCGGACGCGGGGAACCCTGCGACCGGGGGCATCCCGTCCGTCTCGGAGAGACGGACGGGATGCCCGGTGCAAGCGGGTACCGCGTCTGAATGGACGCCGAATACGCCACACCCCTCGCGGGGCCGACGTATCGCGCACACACCCGGTATCGCCTCGCCGGACCCCGTTCGGCAGGCGAGACGTTGCCGACGGGGACGCACGACCGGCGTGCTGTCCCACGGAGGAATCCTCGCCCTTCAGGGCCGGGAGGATGTCAAAAACCCGCATACCGTAGCGCGGTTCAGAGCGTGTAAGGCCAAACGAACAAATCAGAGGGAGCTATGACACTCCTCAGAGACCTCCCGATCATCCCAGATCCCTCTAAGAAGTGGCTCAATGCCCGCCAGCGCGTAGACTACAGGGAGCACCGGGAGGACCTCCTTGAGTGGCTCTGCGTGTTCGGGAAGGATCCAGAACACGCGGAGGGCTACTCCCATGCCACGGTCAAGAACACTGCCTACCGGACCGATCAGTTCTATCGGTGGGTCTGGGAGCGGGAGGGATACACAACGGACCTCATCCGGAACCACGCGGACCGCTATCTCCGGGAGTTGGCGGGGCAGGACACTAGTACATCCCACAAAGCCAAATGCGTCAAGGCCCTAAAGCGCCTGTTCAAATGGCGCGTCCACGAGAAGGGAGGAGAACCATGGAAGCCACAACTCACCTTCTCCGATGCAGGGAACGCCACTCAACCGCGGGACTTCCTCACTAAAGCAGAGCGCTCACGGATCAGGGAGGCGGCCCTGAAGTACGGCTCCATCCCCTCATACAACAGCCTCACCACCGATGTACACCATCTAGTGATGTAACATGTTTCTTGAGTAGCACTCATGCCGATGGGTCTTGTTCTCATGATGTGAATACCGAAGAAAACGTAGCCATGGGGGTCTGCCAGAGATGCGGCAAAGCGCGGGCAGTACGGATCCGAACTGATGGGACGATAGCCTCCATGCGCCCGAATCGTAGGTGCCCGTGTGGGAGTAAGGAGTTCAGAGTCGTCTCCGAGGACACGCCTCGGTAGAGCCGTAGTGGAAAGGAGAGAGGGGAAGCCAGTTCCATCGTGGGGATGGAGCGTGGCGGAGACATGTTCGGAAGACACTCGGCGGGAGGGGATGAGCAGTCACCCTCTACCAACAGACTAGGTAATGGGTAGACAGATCTATTGCATGTGAGGTAGTAGCAGAGATGGAGGCCTATCAACAGTGGACCGTGCATGAAGTGGCCTCCTCTTTGTTGAGCATCCTCAGAGCCCCGCGATTGCGTCCTCCCGCGTTCCGTGTCTCCCGAGGGGTATCTCCCCTCCAATAGGCGCTGGGTGTGTGAGATCTGATCGTAGACCTATTTGCTTGATGCCCCCTTCATCTGATAGCAATAGCCTCTCCCGCTTCGACACCTTTGCACTGATTGTAATGCCAATCTGACGATGTGTTTATATCTGGGTGATACCTCCAGGACTGCGTGGTCCCTGAGAGTCGGAGAGAAATAGCAGTATGTACTGACTGCGGACGTTCCCGAGTTGTATTGACGCAGGATGACGGAAAGCATCATCCCCTCACAGAGAACGGAGTCTGTGAGTGCGGCTCAGACGAGTTTGAGTTGGTAGGGTGGGAAGATGTGGATGCCCCTGCCGAGGAAGAGTAACGGTCTACTACCTTTGGACCTGCTCCCATTGGAGCCCGCTGAGACGCTCCAGTTTGCCTCCTGGACAATTTCGTCCCTTTCTAGGAGAAATCTTCCCTCGGATGGCGCTCCGATGCAGTACGGGGCATTCTGAAGAGCCAGTTAGCTCAGGAAGGAGATACTCGTCCTGAGAGGAACAGTCAAGGTACTCCCCACCAGGGATACCACCATGGACCCCAGGATGCTCGGCATCCTCCTCGGCATCCTCACGCTGATAGCGGTGAACATCGGCGGGTGGCTCCTGAGTGTCAACGGAGCCGTCGTTACGATCCTGGCGCTGTTCAGTGCCGTCCGCCAGCGTGAGAGAGAACGTGATGCGGAAGGGGAACTCCCCGCCCCGTCGGGGACAAGGGTGCGGCATCGGACGCAACGCTCCAACTCGGGGTATGGCTCACTCATCGGCCCACCTCCCGGAGTCCGAGAGTGATGCCCGTCGTCCCACCAGACCACGGAGAGCCGCTCTGAGCGCGTCCACCACATCCTCCGTCCCCTTCACGGGAGTAGAGGAGGGAGACCGGAGGGCGGGCCAGGTGAGGGTCATTGCTCCCCCCCGGGGAAGCTCTCCAGCGGCCACATGAACTCCTTCGTCTTGAGGATCAACTCTTTACGTCCTCGGGGACCCGTGGCAAGCACTCCAAGCCCAAGCGCGGCCAGTTGCTCCAGCCGGGTAATGGCGGTCGGGGTGCTCACCCCCGTGAGGTCCTTCACGTCCTCGGCGTAGAAGACAAGCGGGTGGTCCCTGGCCGGGGCGGGGTCCAACAGGGCCTCGACCAGCGGACGGCGGTCCAGGGGGACCGTAGTGGGGACTACCAGCCCCAGTAGCTCCACGTCCTCCATCGTCACCCGCTCCCGACCGTAGAGCAGGGCGTGCCCTCGGGCCAGGTCCCGGAGCATCTCATGGGCCCGGTTAAAGCCTCCTCTGGAAGCGTGCCACGCATCTCCTTCCTTCCGGAGGGGAGCCCGGGCATGGCGGACGAGTTGAGTGAGGCGGTATAGCGCCCGGGCGGCCTCCTCATCCATCCCCTCCTCCCAGGCCACTCTTTGCGCCCCACCGTGGTACTCCCAGAGGTCTCTAAGGTACGCCCGAGTGGCCTCTTGAGCCGCCGCTACCTTCTCTCCGTACTCCAATCCTCCGCCCTGCATGAGGGCCGCTACGGCGGCCTCCTCATCTACCTCCCCACCCTGCATCGTCACCGTGACGGATCGGTGACCCACGTGACTCATAGCACTCCGAGAGGCCCCGGAGAGGGGCGTGTTCTCAGAGGAGAGAGGGCTATCTGAGGAGGAAGGGCGCGTGGGGGTGGCCGCAATTTTAATGTCCTGCAATCCTACCGATTGGATAGGCAAAGAAGGGGTGAGGGCAGGGGCACTTGAAAGTTGAGATAGTTGATATGAAGGGTCAGAGGTCTCTCGTGTGCTTCCTCATCTATCTCGGGAAGGAGGTCAGAGACGTTCTCGTGACCTCAACCACAGATGGGGGTTGGCTGATACCACTGGGGAAGTTGTCGTGGGCCCATAGGGCACTCCGTAGAGAGAGGGGAGCGCCGAGGGAGAAAGGGATGAGTGGCATGATAGCTATTGGCCTTGTCCGAACCACGGGTAGTTGTAGCTTCTCTCAGAGAGGGGAAGTCACAGGCGGGGGTGCTGGCTTCATGCTAAGAGGACGCTCTCTTCCCCACAAAGCGCCTCACTGATGAAGTAGCGGCTGGGACGGTCTGGCCTACGGGATAGAGCCGTGACAGTACACAGTGTCCGCCTGAAGACACGTACTTGAACTACTTGAGAGGGGGTGCCGTTCTGTGACCCCCGAGGCCCTTCTTCAAGAGTGGGAAGCAGGCATGCGTCCCGCGCGGGTGCTTGTCCTCCGCCAGGACCTCATGGCCGTTACGAGGATGTGGCTTCCAGACCGCCATACCTAACTGGAGGCGTACATGGCCCATATGAGGGGCCAGGTGACCCGGAAACTCCGGGACCCCGCCAAGGAGTAGGCCGCGTAGCTCTCGTTCAAGGGTAACCCAAGATAGATCCACCATACACAGTCATGGAACAATCATCATGCTCGGTTACTTACGCATCTGTGCCTTTGAGGAATGCACGATCATGCCTGAGCCGTCTCTCACCTGCCAGCACACTATAGAGTCCGAGTCATCACTGAGTACCGCCGTTATAGAAGCGGTATCTGAGGCTTCAGATACAGCCTCTCGGGATCTCCCACCGCTTCATGAGGTGGTTGATCCTGACGCTCTAAACGATTTGTTCAAACCCCAGCTGGATGGAGAGTCACGAACAGATGGAGAAGTGAGCTTCGTCTACGACGGGTATGAGGTAGTCGTGGAACAAGAGACCGTAGAGGTCTGGGACGCCGAAGCCAACACTTCGGGGTAGTATCCGAGAGATAGTGAGGGTACCACTCACTGACAAGGACAGTCACACATCTCCTTCGGGAAGTCATCCACCGGCTGGATGAGGTCCAGTAGTGGCTGAAGGTCGTCTACTTTGTCCGCCAGCACGACATCTCCATGTCGTTTGTCGTACTCAATGACATTCACGGCGGCCAACTTGGGTAAGTGGCAGTGGGACAACTGTATACAGATCTGCTGATGTACCTCCTCTGATGGCCCTCCTGCTGCCGACTCTTGCCACGTGCCGATCTGCGCGGCAAGCTTATCTTGTGTCAGTGACTCGTCAGCCTCTATAAGACAGTAGAGGATGGCACGCCGGTATGGATGAGAGAGCAAGTTCAATGCATTCTCAAGGTCCATTGTTGGGTTCCAGTCACTCATTGTCCCACCTTG
The Halomarina pelagica DNA segment above includes these coding regions:
- a CDS encoding site-specific recombinase xerd — translated: MTLLRDLPIIPDPSKKWLNARQRVDYREHREDLLEWLCVFGKDPEHAEGYSHATVKNTAYRTDQFYRWVWEREGYTTDLIRNHADRYLRELAGQDTSTSHKAKCVKALKRLFKWRVHEKGGEPWKPQLTFSDAGNATQPRDFLTKAERSRIREAALKYGSIPSYNSLTTDVHHLVM
- a CDS encoding HalOD1 output domain-containing protein — encoded protein: MLGYLRICAFEECTIMPEPSLTCQHTIESESSLSTAVIEAVSEASDTASRDLPPLHEVVDPDALNDLFKPQLDGESRTDGEVSFVYDGYEVVVEQETVEVWDAEANTSG
- a CDS encoding DUF7344 domain-containing protein; amino-acid sequence: MSDWNPTMDLENALNLLSHPYRRAILYCLIEADESLTQDKLAAQIGTWQESAAGGPSEEVHQQICIQLSHCHLPKLAAVNVIEYDKRHGDVVLADKVDDLQPLLDLIQPVDDFPKEMCDCPCQ